In Drosophila pseudoobscura strain MV-25-SWS-2005 chromosome 4, UCI_Dpse_MV25, whole genome shotgun sequence, the following proteins share a genomic window:
- the Piezo gene encoding piezo-type mechanosensitive ion channel component isoform X16 gives MAFSYACMVLQRVVVPAVLVLASLMRPVGISFVYLLMFFMSPFVPLATRRNFKGSVTAFFIILLSLSTLVLLGHIALQIVAVSTALPIYNCSFSERLLRHIGFVSFIDLKPLAIIEWLAPEVLVFATSLGSYLTVKRLAVQPITAEQLENGELIEAQSADHAQSTQPPCPTDANGGDVQQATATTPLQQQQQQLRKRVSMISQHIHFEGLIKISPLFCLATLFFAAALRPSVPGGFYFLIFLLAGTYWATCRTLQRGFALLLRCVMVVLVLHSLSIVSYQTPWMQGHLNHTSLTARLIGLEPLIESYCSPDIRVLLYNNTLYLDSYLNPFALFFAYFALALTTKHLIKPRLEAKPATAFGQQLDCNSSSLNNTGNKASRQLTLRTSQASRGSSRKDSSGPGAGSSTATTSTANRTQRLSVSLRRDQRAALNEPTETTPLVRQSTRKGRTAQPLESGSSVAMGGTQRGNEIPLDSLEQRSEQENTTTSILDQISYGFVSVGGFIYQNSYIFTNILMMAWSIVYHSWLTFVLLLWANVLWMIPNQRKAMMRSSPFIVLYAEVLLVAQYIYGMDLNNNELPTKVTTAGINLQQIGFERPIENHMRPCVPLIVKTAFVLMFWVTSRQFFKEKRDRRRDTMADIIAPLQITVGSAGSSYLINDGKKTSKFLKKAGDVIKNLLVRLWIWLLVLVIFLCAITGENMTGFRICYMALFLFFLLVFQSSSKAWVKIMYGFWLFLIFYAMSILILIYTYQFDKFDTYWNDYLNVSKTLQNDIGLKRYQTKDLFLHLVSPTIIVILTVIQVHYFHKRFIASLQQQPAAAGAAGAGGSAQQKPTETTALEAAPSKRRGSAGSLRRSQGPSGEAAPGGATTDFETSVRDLVRISFRKIKNKSEYIFKNFKDVFWRFLELHIMKAVYITAFVCSVSEVCVLHIVFVGFCVLGATSRKAIQVIISRVISFIVTIIVLSKMIYQIEYLSHTQYTVFCSDNRTANNAEWVGLTKAEKMEGGLMSLLRTYIIYMVTVTMHAVITLRQLQMRVKIGAVNAPPTKLLFPNIIRADAEKDLVGLVKYLLNYAFYKFGIEISLIALVSTITYRQDIVAVVYALWLVVLLLLRRSQCAKIWGVFQAFFAISILTQYIVLVGLPPSSCLVYPWDEGAFGESIQRWTMLPGALHFNHVPKLIFDFIVLVILNRQKSIFCIEQRYASNDDYPGGSNRSVISDIAQLGRTPFDNPTHDFCSYIRNYSDILKNGVLCGFYWFTLAVVFLAGTNIADLLALGYLIGAFVFLWQGSDFYLRPINTIISRWKWLLAFNVANILIKTSFQMAGCLFMTPLTTHCCWLVHMLGITCTSNVLKEQLMLTEETDLILAPGECPKITHQVVLLWDTICFAFIIFQLRIFKSHYFCHIITDTKANNILASRGADIIEGLRQNQIAHRHGHEKQVLLKIKRKMERIRATQQKMLRPLDKQTHFDEHGYPLPAPTVRRRKEIKLHPHATRAGDYYMFEEMDDKFELDLIHDEIDFLEEENMTESEMKMQRRKTLYDKSKDAPGADFPSTSKGISKERDEAGTEVPAAPTRDVADLPVIPPPPTSLGREATYKETSESKSKMEVDSGEVTAKDSDEDFDTNPIIRLLEGFLVTLTIRLNRFSRNYRYVNRILAGEKKTLKESSSLNRLGLSSAAAMFHFLKSNLERKQSINSSPPAKGAGDFNLEEENFAQRDHHIIVEVLISSWYALLANTDLICYIVVFINQVVNASLISLPLPIMVFLWGTLSLPRPTKTFWVTLIAYTQAIVLIKCIFQFKLIWANYHNLPNQPLTAAKIFGVEMKTHYAVYDLMLLLVLFLHRYLLKSQGLWKSGYKDTDQQFAKPTASIDDRDDSDNLSQPDSRQLNDDAAQKLSLQVSQASLPGSPEYSKSGINQLERTKYTSSLHKFFFSLVHKSRLATDVYALMFLCDFINFFVLLFGFTAFGTQQTESDEGVQTYLAENKVPIPFLIMLLVQFLLIVIDRALYLRKALVNKIIFHFFSVIGIHIWMFFVVPAVTERTFNSLAPPIIFYVIKCFYMLLSSYQIKSGYPKRILGNFFTKGFSMVNMIAFKVYMQIPFLYELRTILDWVCIDSTMTIFDWLKMEDIFSNIYLIRCTRQSETDFPAMRAQKKASISKLIMGGTIVLLIVICIWGPLCLFALGNAVGTSNVPFQVSLSIRIGPYDPIYTTNNYDSIFEIDPTMYSQMTNAYIKDKQALTFITGYDATDVAAVKLAGNSPSLWNIAPPDRQRLLNDLRNNHTLKARFSYTLTRKAPAKGLKEIVGDEHAISLDETFEGRAALINMLNETHDLEPTGNDTSTNGTSSFEEVVVLPAMIPKFIKVLNSGDAAVVTVLSPKNEEYRPLVIKMHRDKETNGLWWEIRDFCNDTFYNTTLKEFAYSNCTSGIVMYTFNDKKFPSTFSFLTAGGIIGLYTTFVLLASRFMKSFIGGQNRKIMFEDLPYVDRVLQLCLDIYLVREALEFALEEDLFAKLLFLYRSPETLIKWTRPKEEYVDDDADTDSMSVRRSEQLQQHQQHQQQQ, from the exons ATGGCCTTCAGCTATGCGTGCATGGTGCTGCAGCGCGTCGTCGTTCCGGCGGTGCTGGTTCTGG CTTCGCTGATGCGACCGGTGGGCATATCATTTGTGTACCTTCTCATGTTCTTCATGTCACCGTTTGTGCCCCTGGCCACGCGACGCAACTTCAAGGGATCAGTCACCGCCTTCTTCATCATTCTGCTGTCGCTGAGCACTCTAGTCCTGCTGGGGCACATCGCCCTCCAGATAGTGGCCGTCAGCACAGCGCTGCCCATCTACAACTGCTCCTTCAGCGAGCGCCTGCTTAGGCACATAGGCTTCGTGAGCTTCATCGATCTGAA GCCCCTGGCCATCATTGAGTGGCTGGCCCCGGAGGTCCTGGTGTTTGCCACCTCCCTTGGCTCCTACCTCACCGTGAAGCGACTGGCCGTACAGCCCATCACCGCCGAGCAGCTGGAGAACGGCGAGCTGATCGAGGCCCAGTCCGCGGACCACGCTCAGTCGACCcagcccccctgccccacagATGCCAATGGCGGAGATGTGCAACAGGCCACGGCAACGAcgccactgcagcagcagcagcagcagctgcggaaGCGGGTCTCCATGATCAGTCAGCATATCCACTTCGAGGGATTGATCAAGATCT CGCCTCTCTTCTGCCTTGCCACGCTGTTCTTTGCGGCCGCGCTGCGTCCCTCGGTGCCGGGTGGATTCTATTTTCTCATCTTCCTGCTGGCCGGCACTTACTGGGCAACCTGCCGGACGCTGCAACG TGGCTTCGCCTTGCTGTTGCGCTGCGTAATGGTCGTCCTTGTGCTCCACTCGCTGTCCATTGTGTCCTACCAGACGCCCTGGATGCAGGGCCACCTCAATCACACCAGTCTGACGGCGCG TCTGATTGGTCTGGAGCCGCTCATTGAATCCTACTGCTCGCCGGATATACGGGTCCTCCTGTACAATAATACCCTCTACCTGGACTCGTACCTGAACCCGTTTGCCCTGTTCTTTGCCTACTTCGCTTTGGCTCTGACCACCAAGCATCTGATCAAGCCCAGG CTGGAGGCAAAGCCTGCCACCGCCTTTGGGCAGCAGCTtgactgcaacagcagcagcctcaacAACACCGGCAACAAAGCAAGCCGCCAGCTGACGCTCCGCACCTCACAGGCCTCGCGGGGCAGCAGTCGCAAGGACAGCTCGGGTCCCGGCGCAGGATCCAGCAccgccaccacctccaccGCAAATCGAACACAGCGTCTGAGT GTTTCTCTGCGCCGTGATCAGCGCGCAGCGTTGAATGAACCGACTGAGACGACGCCT CTGGTGCGTCAGAGTACTCGGAAGGGGCGCACAGCCCAGCCCCTGGAGAGCGGATCTTCGGTGGCAATGGGCGGCACTCAACGCGGCAATGAAATACCGCTGGATTCGCTGGAGCAGCGATCGGAGCAGGAGAACACGACCACCTCGATACTGGATCAGATATCGTATGGCTTTGTCAGTGTGGGTGGCTTTATCTACCAGAACAGCTATATATTCACCAATATTCTAATGATG GCCTGGTCCATAGTATACCACAGTTGGCTGACGTTCGTCCTCCTGCTGTGGGCCAATGTGCTGTGGATGATCCCCAACCAGCGGAAGGCGATGATGCGGTCCAGTCCGTTCATCGTGCTCTACGCggaggtgctgctggtggcccAGTACATATACGGCATGGACCTGAACAACAACGAGCTTCCCACGAAGGTCACC ACGGCGGGCATCAATCTGCAGCAGATTGGGTTCGAGCGGCCCATCGAGAACCACATGCGTCCATGTGTGCCGCTGATCGTGAAGACAGCCTTCGTCCTGATGTTCTGGGTGACGTCGCGGCAGTTCTTCAAGGAGAAGCGCGACCGCCGAAGGGACACCATGGCGGACATCATTGCTCCGCTGCAGATCACCGTGGGCTCGGCGGGGTCCAGCTACCTCATCAACGACGGCAAGAAGACCTCAAAGTTCCTAAAGAAGGCCGGCGATGTGATCAAAAACCTGCTGGTGCGCCTGTGGATCTggctgctggtgttggtgaTCTTCCTGTGCGCGATAACCGGAGAGAATATGACGGGCTTCCGCATCTGCTACATGGCCCTGTTCCTGTTCTTCTTGCTAGTCTTTCAGTCCTCGTCCAAGGCCTGGGTGAAGATCATGTACGGCTTCTGGCTGTTCCTTATTTTCTACGCCATGTCCATACTGATTCTGATCTACACATATCAATTCGACAAGTTCGATACATACTGGAACGACTATCTTAATGTGTCCAAGACGCT ACAAAACGACATTGGCCTGAAGCGCTACCAAACGAAGGATCTTTTCCTGCACCTTGTCTCGCCCACGATCATTGTGATCCTGACTGTGATCCAAGTGCATTACTTCCACAAGCGCTTCATTGCCtcgctgcaacagcagccagcagctgctggtgctgccggAGCTGGCGGCTCTGCACAGCAGAAACCCACCGAGACAACGGCCCTGGAAGCGGCGCCCTCAAAGCGTCGTGGCAGTGCCGGCTCCCTGCGGCGCTCCCAGGGTCCCTCAGGCGAGGCGGCGCCCGGCGGCGCCACCACTGACTTTGAGACCTCTGTGCGGGATCTGGTGCGGATTTCCTTCCGCAAGATCAAGAACAAGTCAGAGTACATCTTCAAGAACTTCAAGGACGTCTTCTGGCGCTTCCTGGAGCTGCACATCATGAAGGCCGTCTACATCACCGCCTTTGTGTGCAGCGTGAGCGAGGTCTGCGTCCTGCACATTGTCTTTGTGGGCTTCTGTGTGCTGGGTGCCACCTCACGGAAGGCCATCCAAGTGATAATCAGCCGCGTGATATCGTTTATTGTCACCATTATCGTCCTGTCTAAGATGATCTATCAGATTGAGTACCTGAGCCACACCCAATACACCGTCTTCTGC TCCGACAACCGCACGGCCAACAACGCCGAGTGGGTGGGCCTCACGAAGGCTGAGAAGATGGAGGGTGGTTTGATGAGTCTGCTGCGCACGTACATCATCTACATGGTCACTGTGACCATGCACGCCGTGATCACGTTGCGCCAGCTGCAGATGAGAGTGAAGATTGGAGCCGTGAATGCCCCGCCCACCAAGCTGCTGTTCCCCAATATCATCCGCGCCGATGCTGAGAAGGATCTAGTGGGTTTGGTCAAGTACCTCCTGAACTATGCCTTCTACAAGTTTGGCATCGAGATTTCGCTGATTGCCCTGGTCTCCACCATCACGTACCGCCAGGACATTGTGGCCGTGGTCTATGCGCTCTGGCTGGTCGTCCTCTTGCTACTAAGGCGGTCGCAGTGCGCCAAGATCTGGGGAGTTTTCCAGGCCTTCTTTGCCATCTCGATATTGACGCAATATATCGTCTTAGTGGGACTGCCGCCAAGCTCATGTCTGG TTTATCCCTGGGACGAGGGCGCCTTTGGGGAGAGCATCCAGCGCTGGACGATGCTGCCCGGGGCCCTGCACTTCAACCATGTGCCTAAGCTGATCTTCGACTTCATCGTCCTGGTCATCCTGAACCGTCAGAAGAGCATCTTCTGCATCGAGCAGCGCTATGCCAGCAACGACGACTATCCCGGAGGCAGCAATCGCAGCGTCATCTCGGACATTGCCCAGCTGGGGAGGACGCCCTTCGACAATCCCACCCACGACTTCTGCTCGTACATTCGCAACTACTCGGACATCCTGAAGAACGGGGTGCTGTGCGGCTTCTACTGGTTCACCCTGGCCGTGGTGTTCTTGGCCGGGACCAACATTGCTGATCTGCTGGCCCTGGGCTACCTCATTGGGGCGTTCGTCTTCCTCTGGCAGGGCTCCGACTTCTATCTGCGGCCGATCAACACCATCATCAGTCGCTGGAAGTGGCTGCTGGCCTTCAACGTGGCCAACATCCTCATCAAGACGAGCTTCCAAATGGCCGGCTGCTTGTTCATGACGCCCCTGACCAcccactgctgctggctggtgcACATGCTAGGCATCACCTGCACGAGCAACGTGCTCAAGGAGCAACTGATGCTGACCGAAGAGACGGACCTTATATTGGCGCCCGGTGAATGCCCCAAGATCACGCATCAGGTGGTCCTGCTGTGGGACACGATCTGCTTTGCTTTCATCATCTTCCAGCTGCGCATCTTTAAGTCTCACTACTTCTGCCACATCATCACGGACACGAAGGCCAACAATATTCTGGCCTCCAG AGGAGCTGATATCATTGAGGGATTGCGCCAGAACCAGATTGCCCATCGCCACGGCCATGAGAAGCAGGTCCTGCTCAAGATCAAGCGGAAGATGGAGCGGATTCGGGCCACGCAGCAGAAGATGCTGCGACCCCTGGACAAGCAGACACATTTTGATG AACATGGTTATCCACTTCCTGCACCAACAGTACGCAGAAGGAAGGAAATCAAATTACATCCACATG CTACCCGGGCTGGCGACTACTACATGTTCGAGGAGATGGATGACAAGTTCGAGCTGGACCTGATACACGACGAGATTGACTTTCTGGAGGAGGAGAACATGACCGAGAGCGAGATGAAGATGCAGCGCCGCAAGACCCTCTATGAT AAATCCAAGGATGCTCCCGGTGCCGACTTTCCCTCCACCAGCAAGGGCATATCGAAGGAGCGGGATGAAGCAGGCACGGAAGTTCCAGCGGCTCCCACCCGCGATGTGGCTGATCTACCAGTGATTCCACCGCCCCCGACCAGCTTGGGACGTGAGGCCACCTACAAGGAGACTTCGGAAAGCAAATCTAAGATGGAAGTCGACAGCGGCGAGGTAACGGCCAAGGACTCAGATGAGGACTTCGACACGAATCCCATCATCAGGCTGCTCGAGGGCTTCTTGGTCACCCTGACCATAAGACTGAACCGCTTCTCGCGCAACTACCGCTACGTCAATCGCATCTTGGCTGGCGAGAAGAAGACTCTGAAG GAATCGAGCTCCCTGAATCGTCTGGGCCTGTCGAGTGCTGCTGCCATGTTCCACTTCCTCAAGTCCAACCTCGAGAG AAAACAATCGATCAATTCATCGCCGCCAGCCAAGGG CGCCGGAGACTTCAACTTGGAGGAGGAGAACTTTGCCCAGCGGGATCATCACATTATAGTGGAGGTGCTGATCTCCTCGTGGTATGCCTTGCTTGCCAACACAGATCTGATTTGCTACATAGTAGTGTTCATCAATCAG GTCGTCAATGCCAGTCTCATCTCGTTGCCGCTGCCCATAATGGTCTTTCTCTGGGGCACCCTGTCACTGCCGCGTCCAACGAAAACCTTCTGGGTCACCCTAATTGCCTACACCCAGGCCATCGTTCTGATCAAGTGTATCTTCCAGTTCAAGCTTATCTGGGCGAACTATCACAACCTGCCCAACCAGCCCTTGACGGCCGCCAAGATCTTTGGTGTGGAGATGAAGACCCACTATGCAGTATACGACTTGATGCTGTTGCTAGTGCTCTTCTTGCACCGCTATCTGCTCAAGTCGCAAGGTCTGTGGAAGTCAGGCTACAAGGACACAGATCAGCAGTTTGCCAAACCCACCGCCAGCAT CGATGACCGAGATGACAGCGACAACCTATCTCAACCCGACTCTCGCCAGCTAAACGATGATGCGGCCCAGAAGTTGAGCCTGCAAGTGAGCCAGGCATCGTTGCCGGGCTCCCCGGAGTACAGCAAGTCGGGCATCAATCAGCTAGA ACGAACCAAGTACACCTCCTCGCTGCACAAGTTCTTCTTTAGTCTGGTGCATAAATCCCGACTGGCCACAGACGTGTATGCCCTGATGTTCCTGTGCGATTTTATAAACTTTTTTGTGCTGCTCTTTGGCTTCACAGCATTTGGA ACCCAGCAAACAGAAAGCGATGAAGGCGTGCAAACATATCTGGCGGAGAATAAAGTGCCCATACCTTTCCTAATCATGCTGCTGGTCCAGTTCTTGCTCATTGTCATCGATCGGGCGCTGTATCTGCGCAAGGCCCTGGTGAACAagataattttccatttcttcTCGGTGATCGGCATACATATCTGGATGTTCTTCGTGGTGCCGGCGGTGACGGAGCGTACCTTCAACTCGCTGGCGCCACCGATCATCTTCTATGTGATCAAGTGCTTTTACATGCTGCTGAGCTCCTATCAAATCAAGTCGGGCTATCCCAAGCGCATTCTCGGCAACTTTTTCACCAAGGGCTTCTCGATGGTCAACATGATCGCATTTAAGGTATACATGCAGATCCCGTTCCTGTACGAGCTGCGCACCATCCTCGACTGGGTCTGCATCGACAGCACCATGACCATCTTCGACTGGCTCAAGATGGAGGATATCTTCTCTAACATATATCTCATACGATGCACCAGGCAGTCGGAAACCGACTTCCCAGCCATGCGCGCCCAGAAAAAGGCTTCCATCTCGAAGCTGATTATGGGCGGCACTATTGTCCTGCTGATTGTCATATGCATCTGGGGTCCGTTATGTCTGTTTGCCTTAGGCAATGCTGTGGGCACCTCCAATGTGCCCTTCCAGGTGTCGCTCTCCATCCGAATTGGACCCTACGACCCCATTTATACCACCAACAACTACGATAGCATTTTCGAAATTGATCCCACGATGTACTCGCAAATGACTAATGCTTATATCAAGGATAAACAGGCTCTGACCTTTATCACTGGCTACGATGCCACGGATGTAGCGGCGGTCAAGCTGGCTGGGAACTCGCCCTCCCTGTGGAATATAGCACCGCCAGATAGGCAGCGTTTGCTGAATGATTTGAGAAATA ATCATACGTTAAAGGCCCGCTTCTCCTACACCCTTACACGGAAGGCTCCGGCCAAGGGTCTGAAAGAAATTGTGGGCGATGAGCATGCCATCTCCCTCGACGAGACATTTGAAGGACGTGCAGCTCTCATCAATATGCTTAACGAAACCCACGACTTAGAGCCAACGGGTAATGACACCAGTACCAATGGAACCTCTAGCTTTGAAGAAGTAGTAGTGCTGCCTGCCATGATACCAAAATTCATCAAGGTGCTCAACTCGGGCGATGCCGCTGTGGTCACTGTGCTGAGTCCCAAGAACGAGGAATACCGTCCTCTGGTCATCAAAATGCATCGAGACAAGGAGACAAACGGTCTGTGGTGGGAAATACGAGACTTCTGCAATGACACCTTCTACAATACCACTCTGAAGGAGTTTGCCTACAGCAACTGCACTTCCGGTATTGTGATGTATACCTTCAACGACAAGAAGTTCCCATCGACATTCAGCTTCCTCACAGCTGGCGG CATAATTGGGCTGTACACCACATTCGTGTTATTGGCCTCGCGCTTCATGAAGTCCTTCATTGGGGGACAAAATCGAAAGATTATGTTCGAGGATCTACCCTATGTAGATAGGGTATTGCAGCTGTGTCTGGATATATACCTG GTACGCGAGGCCTTGGAATTCGCCTTGGAGGAAGATCTGTTTGCCAAATTACTCTTCCTGTACCGTTCGCCCGAGACGCTCATCAAGTGGACCCGTCCCAAGGAGGAGTACGTGGACGATGATGCCGACACCGACTCAATGAGCGTGCGGCGTTcagagcagctgcagcagcaccaacaacaccagcagcaacaataa